The proteins below come from a single Metarhizium brunneum chromosome 1, complete sequence genomic window:
- the ddh_0 gene encoding 2-hydroxyacid dehydrogenase — MKLALFSAKPYDKKYFDAARAARQQTNIDVTYHEASLNDGTVALAEGADAICVFVNDSVGSSVIDQLASHGIKAILLRCAGFNNVDLAAAEKHGIAVANVPSYSPEAVAEFAVALIQTLNRNTHRAYNRVREGNFALDGLLGHTLHGKTVGIVGTGKIGIATARIMKGFGCKVIAYDPFPSPEFKEIGEYKALDVLLPECDIISLHCPLTDSTRHIINEESLGKMKDGVVLVNTSRGGLIDTKSVIKALKNKRLGGLALDVYEGEGSLFYNDHSGEIIHDDVLMRLTTFHNVLVCGHQAFFTVEALTEIADCTFRNIEEFVKDGTCKNLLTKRSVLNRSPSLPVRNV; from the coding sequence ATGAAGCTCGCTTTATTCAGCGCCAAGCCGTATGACAAGAAGTACTTCgacgccgcccgcgccgcgAGACAGCAGACCAATATCGACGTCACCTATCATGAGGCATCTCTAAACGACGGCACAGTCGCTTTGGCTGAAGGGGCCGATGCCATATGCGTGTTTGTTAACGACTCAGTGGGCAGCTCCGTCATCGATCAGCTGGCCAGTCATGGAATCAAGGCGATTCTCTTGCGATGCGCCGGCTTCAACAATGTggacctcgccgccgccgagaagcatggcatcgccgtcgccaatgTGCCGTCATATTCACCGGAGGCCGTTGCTGAATTTGCAGTGGCCCTCAttcaaacattgaaccgcaACACTCACCGTGCATACAACCGCGTTCGAGAAGGCAACTTTGCTCTCGACGGACTGTTGGGCCATACGCTCCACGGCAAGACGGTGGGCATTGTGGGAACAGGCAAGATTGGCATCGCCACTGCTCGTATTATGAAGGGTTTCGGTTGCAAAGTCATTGCCTACGATCCATTTCCATCCCCAGAGTTCAAGGAAATCGGCGAATACAAGGCTCTTGACGTGCTGCTGCCGGAATGCGACATTATCAGCCTGCATTGCCCGTTGACGGACTCTACCCGCCATATTATCAATGAAGAGAGCCTCGGCAAGATGAAGGATGgggtggtgttggtgaaTACGTCTAGAGGCGGTCTCATCGACACGAAATCGGTCATCAAGGCCCTGAAGAATAAACGTCTCGGGGGGCTGGCCCTGGACGTGTACGAGGGCGAAGGGTCGCTGTTTTACAACGACCACTCAGGGGAGATTATACACGATGACGTTTTGATGCGGTTGACCACGTTCCACAATGTATTGGTGTGTGGGCACCAGGCCTTCTTCACCGTTGAAGCGTTGACGGAGATTGCGGATTGCACGTTTCGAAATATTGAAGAGTTTGTCAAGGATGGGACTTGTAAGAACTTGCTGACCAAGAGATCGGTGTTAAACAGGTCTCCCTCTCTACCCGTCAGAAATGTGTAG
- the NAG3 gene encoding Major facilitator superfamily multidrug transporter NAG3 yields the protein MDTSSSTRCSSSSRRPSHGAHPSQKETLDPNLDINLPYRTLTSGARMDEYTIPSRTGEIPLDQAHKLVAFTPDDPGNPKNWSKAFKWYCTMVVALTCFVVALASSVVTANIPGVAEEFGTSEEVALLSISLGSTLLIAVVFVIPCAVAKNMATLLVCRTIDGIAFSAPMTLVGGTLADLWKNEERGVPMAAFSAAPFIGPAIGPLIGGYLSDATGWRWLYWIQLIFASVVWILITFTVPETYAPTILDRRARKLRASTGDNSHVTEQDLDLRPMSERLRIFLVRPFQLLFQELIVFLISLYMSVLYGLLYMFFVAFPIIYQKGKGYSAGKTGLMFIPVAVGVLCSALCSPLVNKHYLTLVKRHNGRPPAEVRLIPMMASCWFIPIGLFIFAWSSYPQLSWAGPAMGGFPVGFGFIFLYNSANNYLVDSYQHQAASALAAKTFIRSFWGAGVVLFTEQMYDRLGDQWASSLLAFISLACCAIPFLFWKYGARIRARSKYAYGGEDAEGSGVDDVEKARKGDANGEQGLVRDDLEHDADLRRARSYVSNP from the exons ATGGATACGTCGTCGTCTACACGatgctcgtcttcttcgagGAGACCGTCTCACGGGGCTCATCCCTCTCAAAAAGAAACGCTCGACCCTAATCTCGACATCAACTTGCCCTACCGGACGCTCACCTCTGGCGCCCGCATGGACGAGTACACGATTCCATCTCGCACGGGCGAAATCCCGCTCGACCAGGCGCACAAGCTCGTCGCCTTTACGCCCGACGACCCGGGGAACCCCAAGAACTGGAGCAAGGCGTTCAAGTGGTACTGCACCATGGTGGTGGCGCTGACGTGCTTCGTCGTGGCGCTGGCCTCGTCTGTCGTGACGGCCAACATTCCCGGCGTGGCGGAGGAGTTTGGCACGAGCGAGGAGGTGGCCTTGCTGAGTATTTCGCT CGGATCTACATTGCTtattgccgtcgtcttcgtcatcccgtgcgccgtggccaagaacATGGCCACGCTGCTCGTCTGCCGAACCATTGACGGCATTGCCTTTTCTGCGCCCATGACGCTTGTAGGTGGAACGCTGGCGGATTTATGGAAGAACGAAGAGCGCGGCGTGCCCATGGCCGCGTTTTCAGCGGCTCCCTTTATCGGCCCTGCGA TCGGTCCCCTCATCGGTGGTTACCTCTCTGATGCCACCGGCTGGCGGTGGCTTTACTGGATCCAGCTCATCTTCGCAAGCGTGGTCTGGATCCTCATTACCTTCACCGTGCCCGAGACGTACGCGCCGACGATCCTCGACCGCCGCGCCCGAAAGCTCCGCGCCTCCACCGGCGACAACTCCCACGTCACCGAGCAGGACCTGGACCTGCGGCCCATGTCGGAGCGCCTACGCATTTTTCTGGTCCGCCCTTTCCAGCTGCTCTTCCAGGAGCTCATCGTCTTTCTCATCTCGCTGTACATGAGCGTCCTCTACGGCCTCTTGTACATGTTCTTCGTGGCCTTTCCAATCATTTACCAAAAGGGCAAGGGGTACTCGGCCGGCAAGACGGGGTTGATGTTCATCCCCGTGGCGGTGGGCGTGCTGTGCTCTGCGCTTTGCTCGCCGCTCGTCAACAAGCACTACCTGACGCTTGTGAAGCGGCACAACGGCCGTCCGCCGGCCGAGGTGCGTCTGATCCCCATGATGGCTTCGTGCTGGTTCATACCCATCGGCCTGTTCATCTTTGCGTGGTCGTCGTATCCGCAGTTGTCTTGGGCCGGGCCGGCCATGGGCGGATTCCCagtcggcttcggcttcatTTTCCTGTACAACTCGGCCAACAACTACCTGGTGGATTCGTATCAGCACCAGGCTGCCTCGGCgctggcggccaagacgttCATCAGGAGTTTTTGGGGCGCTGGCGTGGTGCTGTTCACGGAGCAGATGTACGATCGGCTGGGCGATCAGtgggcctcgtcgctgcTCGCCTTCATTAGCTTGGCCTGCTGTGCTATTCCGTTCCTGTTCTGGAAATATGGTGCTAGAATCCGCGCGAGAAGCAAGTATGCGTATGGAGGggaggatgccgagggcTCAGGGGTGGATGATGTCgagaaggcgaggaaggGCGATGCGAACGGTGAGCAGGGTCTTGTACGGGATGATTTGGAGCATGACGCCGATTTGAGAAGAGCGAGGAGTTATGTCAGCAACCCTTAA
- the CSC1 gene encoding Calcium permeable stress-gated cation channel 1: MGPENNGCSREELIAPRSQTINDLKLQLVLSLVLGVSAFITFCILRPRWPSLYAARERRLDPKINLPALSNSFFGWIPQLYRISENQILAAAGLDAFVFLAFFKMAIRLFSIMAFFAIVVLEPINISYRGNETWLNPNKPEHDGRDRDLFGSSQILYGNGLDVLKDNDEDKSNEKPYLWAYVIFTYFFVAVTLYSINWETFRIVDLRQRYLGSQSTVTDRTFRLTGIPIKHRSEEKLKDLIEKLDICLVDSITLCRDWKYLDQLVRHRDLLLRKLEASWAKYLKIQESSTQHSDATQTQNVDDDTVGQVRGINRDEESAENARLLSSQQDQPYMFAGDRPQVSIRYGPLLLRSQNVDAIDYYEEKLRRLDEQIVQARKKEYEPTDMALVTVDSVASCQMVIQARIDPRPGRFLTKPTPSPSDLVWKNTYALRGIRRLKAWAITLFITVLTLVWIFPTAFLASLLSICTIDRVLPKFAAWLSDHTVIRSFIQNSAPTLIVSLLNVSVPYLYDWLSNHQGMVSQGDVELSVISKNFFFTFFNTFFVFAVSRTGFEFFNVLRRFLKDTSLIPRIIARDVEDLSLFYTSFIILQGIGLMPFRILEVGSVFLFPISRWLSSTPRDFAELQKPPKFQYGFYLPTALLVFNLCIIYSVLLNGEIILIFGIIYFGLGYFTFKYMLLYAMDQPQHATGGAWRIICYRIVIGLLVFETVMVGQIASSRAFVQSVAVLPLIPFTIWYSYYFNRRFEPLTRVIALRAIRNGREQNGEGEQAVEDEASDDDGPHFQRQILRRGSTLDEFKERGLTFVNPSLVTPLQLPWIYHDPPALADDDVTTEGDRSSQGRPTLILPNADSSLGIGEDNVWVDSTQRS; this comes from the exons ATGGGGCCGGAGAATAACGGCTGTTCTCGGGAGGAACTCATCGCGCCCAGGAGCCAGACCATCAATGACCTCAAGCTGCAGCTCGTCTTGTCCCTTGTCCTGGGAGTCTCAGCTTTCATTACCTTTTGT ATACTTCGCCCACGATGGCCGTCGCTCTACGCGGCTCGCGAGCGCCGCCTCGACCCCAAGATCAATCTGCCGGCGTTGTCGAATTCATTTTTCGGATGGATCCCGCAGTTATACAGAATCAGCGAAAACCAAATATTGGCAGCTGCGGGATTGGATGCGTTTGTG TTTTTGGCATTTTTCAAAATGGCTATCCGACTcttttccatcatggcgtTTTTTGCGATAGTGGTTTTAGAGCcaattaatataagctaccGAGGAAACGAGACCTGGCTTAATCCGAACAAGCCGGAGCACGATGGACGCGACCGAGATTTATTTGGTTCATCACAAATACTGTATGGAAACGGCCTTGACGTGCTCAAAGATaacgacgaggacaagagcAACGAGAAACCCTACTTGTGGGCATATGTCATTTTTACGTATTTCTTTGTAGCTGTTACGCTATATTCGATTAATTGGGAGACGTTTCGGATCGTCGACCTCAGGCAAAGGTATTTGGGCTCGCAGTCGACAGTAACGGATCGAACTTTCCGTCTTACAGGTATACCGATCAAGCACAGGTCCGAAGAAAAGCTCAAAGACTTGATTGAAAAGCTCGATATTTGCCTTGTGGATTCCATCACATTGTGCAGGGACTGGAAGTATCTCGATCAGTTAGTTCGGCATCGAGACTTACTATTGCGGAAGCTAGAAGCTTCCTGGGCAAAGTATCTCAAAATTCAAGAATCATCAACGCAACATAGTGATGCAACCCAGACACAGAACGTGGACGATGATACAGTCGGTCAAGTCCGCGGCATAAATAGGGACGAGGAGTCTGCCGAGAATGCCCGGCTTCTCTCAAGCCAGCAAGACCAGCCGTATATGTTTGCCGGCGACCGACCTCAGGTGTCTATTCGATACGGTCCACTGCTTCTCCGAAGCCAAAATGTTGATGCAATCGACTACTACGAGGAGAAGCTGCGCCGGCTCGACGAGCAGATTGTCCAAGCTCGGAAGAAGGAATACGAACCTACGGACATGGCCCTCGTCACTGTGGATTCAGTCGCATCTTGTCAGATGGTTATCCAGGCTAGAATAGATCCTCGACCTGGTAGATTCTTGACCAAGCCAACCCCCTCGCCTTCCGACCTGGTGTGGAAGAATACCTACGCCTTGCGCGGCATCCGTCGACTGAAAGCATGGGCCATCACACTCTTTATCACGGTGTTGACGCTCGTCTGGATATTTCCCACGGCATTCCTAGCGTCCTTGTTAAGCATATGCACTATTGATCGGGTCTTGCCAAAATTTGCCGCGTGGCTGAGTGACCATACTGTCATCAGGTCATTCATTCAGAACAGCGCGCCGACGCTGATCGTCTCGTTGCTCAACGTTTCAGTCCCATACCTCTATGACTGGCTTTCAAACCACCAAGGCATGGTATCGCAAGGAGACGTGGAGCTGTCTGTCATCTCCAAGAATTTCTTCTTTACGTTTTTCAACACCTTCTTCGTGTTTGCGGTTTCGAGAACTGGATTCGAATTCTTCAACGTACTGAGGCGTTTTCTTAAAGATACAAGCCTGATACCCCGGATTATTGCCCGTGACGTGGAGGATCTTTCGCTGTTCTACACATCCTTCATCATTCTGCAGGGAATTGGTCTCATGCCCTTTCGAATACTTGAAGTCGGAAGTGTATTTCTCTTCCCAATATCTCGGTGGCTCTCCTCCACGCCCCGCGATTTTGCTGAATTACAGAAGCCCCCAAAATTTCAGTACGGCTTCTATCTACCGACTGCGCTGCTTGTGTTCAACCTGTGTATCATCTACAGTGTTCTACTAAACGGAGAAATAATTCTCATCTTCGGCATAATTTACTTTGGGCTGGGGTACTTTACATTCAAGTATATGCTGCTGTATGCTATGGATCAACCCCAACATGCTACGGGCGGTGCGTGGCGTATAATCTGCTACCGCATAGTCATTGGCCTTCTGGTTTTCGAGACAGTCATGGTCGGGCAAATAGCCTCTTCTAGGGCATTTGTGCAGTCTGTTGCAGTCTTGCCACTGATTCCATTTACGATCTGGTATAGCTACTACTTTAACCGACGATTCGAGCCTCTGACAAGAGTGATTGCGCTAAGAGCGATTCGAAATGGGCGAGAGCAAAACGGCGAGGGCGAACAAGCTGTAGAAGATGAGGCCTCGGATGATGATGGTCCACATTTTCAGCGCCAAATCCTGAGAAGGGGAAGCACTCTAGACGAGTTCAAAGAGAGAGGCTTGACGTTTGTCAACCCAAGCTTAGTTACTCC TTTACAACTTCCATGGATCTACCATGATCCACCGGCGCTagccgatgatgatgttaCGACGGAGGGCGATCGTTCGTCCCAAGGCCGTCCTACTCTGATCCTACCGAATGCAGACAGCTCGTTGGGTATTGGAGAGGATAATGTATGGGTAGACAGCACACAAAGATCTTGA